The Oryzias latipes chromosome 16, ASM223467v1 genome includes a region encoding these proteins:
- the LOC111948978 gene encoding uncharacterized protein LOC111948978: MPGLATELRQLIEGETKSTRRHKVLIKWLQKKILLRRRMRCKECKHKMKFRESVCVDNYAWICKHHSHKGRKLKRSVRHKSIFSKSKVSLFNWMRFLYRFAQGLRLRQVDMISDDISGSSATLSKMARKLRDVCTTAMDKYQQARGQYIGGQEQFVTVDESHFRHKRKYGRGRMAGGWKRKKWVFGMLGVDRRGRRHAKPILRLVERRRRRDLVPLIAHHVKVGSTIISDEWRAYHNALPELGYTHFTVNHSVSYVDAQTGAHTQHIERAWRTVKENVWRLRGNRTEELLLDHVRVIEWHEWLGRQHRKGPLGRVIHDIAVMYGH, from the exons ATGCCTGGTTTAGCCACTGAGCTAAGACAGCTTATCGAAGGAGAAACTAAATCTACAAGGAGACACAAAGTCTTAATCAAATGGCTGCAGAAGAAAATACTTCTAAGAAGACGGATGAGATGCAAAGAATGCAAACACAAGATGAAATTCAGGGAATCAGTCTGTGTGGATAACTATGCATg GATTTGCAAACACCACAGCCACAAAGGAAGGAAACTGAAGAGGTCTGTTAGACACAAATCTATATTCAGCAAATCAAAGGTCTCCCTCTTCAACTGGATGCGGTTTCTCTACAG ATTTGCACAAGGCCTGCGCCTACGTCAAGTGGACATGATAAGTGACGACATTTCTGGGAGCTCAGCAACACTGTCCAAGATGGCTCGAAAGCTGCGAGATGTTTGCACCACTGCAATGGACAAATATCAGCAAGCAAGAGGCCAGTACATCGGGGGGCAGGAGCAGTTTGTCACAGTTGATGAGAGCCACTTTAGACATAAAAGAAAG TATGGACGGGGACGAATGGCTGGTGGGTGGAAGAGGAAGAAGTGGGTGTTTGGGATGCTAGGTGTTGACCGGAGGGGGAGAAGACATGCTAAACCTATTCTTCGCTTGGTcgagagaagaagaaggagagaTCTGGTGCCGCTTATAGCTCACCATGTTAAAGTAGGCTCTACAATAATAAGTGACGAATGGCGGGCTTATCACAATGCTTTACCTGAGCTAGGTTACACTCAtttcactgtcaatcacagtgTGTCATATGTCGATGCCCAAACAGGTGCACATACTCAACACATAGAGAGGGCCTGGAGAACAGTTAAGGAAAATGTGTGGAGACTCAGGGGAAATCGTACAGAAGAGTTACTGTTAGACCATGTCAGAGTTATTGAATGGCATGAGTGGCTTGGCCGTCAACATCGCAAAGGGCCGCTAGGACGGGTAATCCATGACATTGCTGTGATGTATGGACATTAA